In a genomic window of Pedobacter sp. KBS0701:
- a CDS encoding ribosomal protein L7/L12 produces MINVSPEAKQQALLFISRNQKVAAVKVVKDHSGCGLKEAKDYVDALEEGVQQPVTNPADLNAEIWVILSQGNKLSAIKHYKDATGAGLAESKDYVEKLMQYKVGSNTAQRSRDTDIKNIISDHSINKSSSHKSILIKLLISILIAAALVYLMFQF; encoded by the coding sequence ATGATTAATGTTAGCCCCGAAGCAAAGCAACAAGCGCTGTTGTTTATCTCACGCAACCAAAAGGTAGCGGCTGTTAAGGTAGTTAAAGATCACAGTGGCTGCGGTTTAAAAGAAGCCAAAGATTATGTAGACGCTCTGGAAGAAGGAGTACAGCAACCTGTAACCAATCCGGCAGATCTGAATGCGGAGATATGGGTTATTTTAAGTCAGGGCAATAAGTTAAGTGCCATTAAACATTATAAAGATGCTACAGGCGCAGGTTTGGCCGAAAGCAAAGATTATGTCGAAAAGCTGATGCAGTACAAAGTAGGTAGCAATACTGCACAGCGAAGCAGAGATACGGACATTAAAAATATCATTTCTGATCATTCAATAAATAAATCAAGTTCGCATAAAAGTATTTTGATCAAACTATTGATTAGTATACTGATAGCAGCAGCATTGGTATATCTGATGTTTCAATTTTAA
- a CDS encoding DUF4833 domain-containing protein: MHSIPPTFSIPTKSLLFIVLTFFLFATQSQAQSKDPSPISFPTPKNIDHMLFYLQRDPNTNTLIYALNLKENGTLKTDNPIEVYWIRYGEKGQKKDLGYIQRKFAYGIDTKKLATDKYEFRFVSHKKLPFYLQRSSDKSYHVTVMINNHLIRVTRLFIRIQGGSFWLPNVKYAEVEGIDEASGKPIVERINVK, from the coding sequence ATGCATTCAATACCACCTACATTTTCAATACCGACTAAAAGCTTACTTTTTATCGTTTTAACATTTTTTCTTTTTGCAACACAAAGCCAGGCACAATCAAAAGACCCCTCCCCCATTAGTTTTCCTACGCCGAAAAATATAGATCACATGCTGTTTTACCTGCAACGCGATCCGAATACGAATACACTTATTTATGCGCTAAACCTGAAAGAAAATGGAACGCTTAAGACTGATAATCCCATTGAAGTATATTGGATCCGTTATGGAGAGAAAGGACAAAAGAAAGATCTTGGTTATATCCAGCGAAAATTTGCTTATGGCATTGATACCAAAAAACTGGCAACAGATAAATATGAATTCCGGTTTGTATCGCACAAAAAACTGCCTTTTTATTTACAGCGCTCCAGCGATAAAAGCTATCATGTTACGGTAATGATAAACAACCACCTGATCAGGGTTACAAGATTGTTTATCAGAATACAGGGCGGAAGTTTCTGGCTCCCAAACGTAAAATATGCAGAAGTTGAAGGGATTGATGAAGCATCGGGTAAACCGATTGTGGAACGGATAAATGTGAAATAA